From the genome of Sphingobacterium kitahiroshimense, one region includes:
- a CDS encoding inorganic phosphate transporter, with translation MMSTLLIVVIILAIAFDYINGFHDAANSIATVVSTKVLTPFMAVLWAAIFNFAAYFYFTDHKVANTVAKTVLEEYITLEVIFAGLLAAIGWNLFTWYYGVPSSSSHTLIGGFAGSGMAYAFIVGGDPIHAINIDATLKIIAFIVLAPIIGMIISIIITLVIINIAKNSRPAVAEKWFKVLQLVSSAALSFAHGGNDAQKVMGIILVAMVAGGYLPNTEHMPEWIPLTCYLAISLGTMSGGWKIVKTMGTKITKVTPLEGVAAETAGALTLGLTEHFGIPASTTHTITGSIIGVGIVKRVSAVRWGVTISLLWAWVLTIPVSALLGAITLFIIHYIL, from the coding sequence ATGATGTCAACATTATTAATTGTTGTAATTATACTAGCGATTGCTTTTGACTACATTAATGGTTTTCATGATGCGGCCAACTCAATTGCTACAGTTGTTTCAACAAAAGTACTAACCCCCTTTATGGCAGTATTGTGGGCCGCGATTTTCAACTTCGCAGCTTACTTTTATTTTACCGACCATAAAGTGGCCAATACGGTTGCAAAAACTGTATTAGAAGAATATATTACATTAGAAGTTATTTTTGCTGGTTTATTAGCCGCAATAGGTTGGAACCTTTTCACTTGGTACTATGGTGTACCATCCAGCTCTTCTCACACGCTTATTGGAGGATTTGCAGGTTCAGGTATGGCTTATGCTTTCATTGTAGGTGGAGATCCAATCCATGCGATTAACATTGATGCAACATTAAAAATCATTGCATTTATTGTCCTCGCCCCCATTATCGGGATGATCATATCCATTATCATTACACTTGTCATTATTAATATTGCCAAAAACTCAAGACCTGCAGTGGCAGAGAAATGGTTTAAAGTATTGCAACTCGTTTCTTCTGCGGCATTAAGTTTTGCTCATGGTGGTAATGATGCGCAAAAAGTAATGGGTATTATCTTAGTTGCAATGGTTGCAGGAGGTTATTTACCCAACACAGAGCACATGCCCGAGTGGATTCCATTAACCTGTTACCTAGCAATTTCATTGGGAACAATGAGTGGTGGTTGGAAAATTGTAAAAACAATGGGTACTAAAATTACAAAAGTGACTCCTTTGGAAGGTGTAGCAGCAGAGACTGCAGGTGCCTTGACTTTAGGACTTACTGAACACTTCGGTATTCCAGCTTCTACTACACATACCATCACCGGTTCAATTATCGGGGTAGGTATTGTTAAAAGAGTTTCGGCAGTAAGATGGGGAGTTACTATTAGTTTATTATGGGCCTGGGTATTAACTATTCCTGTCTCCGCATTGCTTGGGGCGATCACATTGTTTATTATACACTACATATTGTAA
- a CDS encoding DUF47 domain-containing protein, producing the protein MSLNSIFQYFVPKDKKFFPLFEQAGSNLIEMSKLLKEAVNASDAEKRKEIVRKIEDLEHKGDNITHQIHLELGKNFITPFDREDIHALASSLDDVADFINGASNKMDLYKVQKATEPMIEMADLIVEATDHVAKAIFELKDLKNIRNITDSCVRINSVENKADYIFDKAVADLFEFEKDAITLIKHKEVLSAMEDATDKCEDVANVLESILVKNA; encoded by the coding sequence ATGTCTTTAAATAGCATTTTTCAGTATTTCGTTCCTAAGGATAAAAAGTTTTTCCCTTTATTTGAACAAGCAGGTAGTAATTTGATAGAAATGTCTAAGCTACTTAAAGAAGCCGTTAACGCTAGTGACGCGGAAAAACGTAAAGAAATCGTTCGCAAAATCGAAGATTTAGAACATAAAGGTGACAACATCACACACCAAATACACTTAGAATTAGGTAAAAATTTTATCACTCCTTTTGACCGTGAGGACATCCACGCATTAGCAAGCTCACTAGACGACGTTGCTGACTTCATCAATGGTGCTTCTAATAAAATGGATCTATACAAGGTTCAAAAAGCAACTGAACCCATGATAGAAATGGCGGATCTGATTGTTGAGGCTACTGACCATGTTGCAAAAGCAATTTTTGAATTAAAAGATTTAAAAAATATTCGTAACATCACAGATTCTTGTGTTCGTATCAACAGTGTTGAAAATAAAGCTGATTATATATTTGACAAAGCGGTAGCTGATTTATTCGAATTCGAGAAAGATGCCATTACTTTAATTAAACACAAAGAAGTATTATCTGCAATGGAAGACGCTACAGACAAATGTGAAGACGTAGCAAACGTATTAGAAAGCATCTTGGTTAAAAACGCATAA
- a CDS encoding sensor histidine kinase produces MNFRQLVLNCSLAVGLAISAVSFYYHSDWKSFLIIFAVSTLISFLMFNFVFERYIYKRINTMYKLIHNLKLGKDLKDALGEHVTADPIGDAENEVKAWAKAKKIEIEQLRSQEKFRREFLSNVSHEFKTPLFSIQGYIETLQDGLMEEDIEMAKTFLNKASKNVDRLNYLIQDLDEISKLESGKMVLNIEKFDIVELIKETKESLDDKAKAHNIEVQLKTKPGTPYWVKADKHKISQVLVNLIENSIKYGKNGGKSQIRIFPLFEQVLVEITDDGYGIEEKNLSRVFERFYRIDKSRSRGIGGSGLGLSIVKHIVEAHQQNVNVRSTEGIGTTFGFTLEKVSQI; encoded by the coding sequence ATGAATTTTAGACAACTTGTTTTAAATTGTTCATTAGCCGTAGGATTAGCTATTTCTGCTGTTAGTTTTTACTATCATTCGGACTGGAAATCTTTCCTCATCATTTTCGCCGTTTCTACGCTGATCAGTTTTCTCATGTTCAACTTTGTATTTGAACGCTACATCTATAAAAGGATCAATACCATGTACAAACTGATTCATAACCTAAAATTAGGTAAGGATCTAAAGGACGCTTTGGGTGAACATGTTACAGCAGATCCTATAGGGGATGCCGAAAATGAGGTTAAGGCATGGGCAAAAGCAAAGAAAATAGAAATAGAACAACTTAGATCACAGGAGAAGTTTCGAAGAGAATTTTTGTCAAATGTTTCACACGAGTTTAAAACTCCCTTATTCTCTATACAAGGATATATAGAAACATTACAGGATGGGCTGATGGAAGAGGATATCGAGATGGCTAAGACATTTCTAAACAAAGCATCTAAAAATGTAGATCGTTTGAATTACCTCATTCAAGATTTAGACGAAATCTCAAAACTTGAATCTGGTAAAATGGTTTTAAATATCGAAAAATTTGATATCGTAGAACTTATTAAAGAAACGAAAGAATCTCTGGATGACAAAGCAAAAGCACATAATATAGAGGTCCAACTAAAAACTAAACCTGGTACTCCATACTGGGTGAAAGCCGACAAGCATAAGATTAGTCAAGTACTTGTCAATTTAATTGAGAATTCCATTAAATATGGTAAGAACGGGGGCAAAAGCCAAATCAGGATATTCCCACTATTTGAACAAGTTTTGGTGGAGATAACAGATGATGGTTATGGCATTGAAGAGAAAAATCTAAGCCGTGTTTTCGAACGATTTTATAGAATCGATAAAAGTAGATCTAGGGGGATAGGTGGTTCTGGCCTTGGTTTATCCATTGTTAAACACATTGTTGAAGCACATCAGCAAAATGTAAATGTAAGAAGTACAGAAGGTATAGGTACAACATTTGGGTTTACTTTAGAAAAAGTTTCGCAAATCTAA
- a CDS encoding phosphatidylserine decarboxylase family protein has product MKFHKEGYTSLAITVLVIFIANAIADYYDAPEVIKWIIYILSAFLFITIVQFFRSPTKQIVVQEGTILCPADGKVVVIEETEENEYFHDRRLQVSIFMSPINVHVNRNPISGMVSYFKYHPGKFLVAWHPKSSTDNERTTVVVKNANGVEVLFRQIAGALARRIVWYLKENDAVTQGSEFGFIKFGSRVDLFLPLGTQIDVNIGDKVVGGKTIIGKL; this is encoded by the coding sequence ATGAAATTTCACAAAGAAGGATATACAAGTCTGGCAATTACTGTTTTAGTAATATTTATTGCTAACGCAATCGCGGACTACTATGATGCTCCTGAAGTTATTAAATGGATAATTTACATCCTTTCAGCATTTCTTTTTATTACGATTGTTCAATTTTTCCGTAGTCCAACAAAACAAATCGTTGTACAAGAAGGAACGATCTTATGTCCTGCAGATGGAAAAGTTGTTGTGATAGAGGAAACAGAAGAGAACGAATATTTTCATGACAGAAGATTACAGGTTTCCATCTTCATGTCACCTATAAATGTACACGTAAATCGTAACCCGATTTCTGGTATGGTCAGCTATTTCAAATACCATCCAGGAAAGTTTTTAGTCGCTTGGCATCCAAAATCTTCAACAGACAATGAAAGAACAACAGTAGTTGTTAAAAATGCTAATGGCGTAGAGGTTCTTTTTAGACAAATTGCAGGAGCACTTGCCCGTCGTATTGTTTGGTATTTAAAAGAAAATGATGCTGTTACACAAGGTTCGGAATTTGGCTTTATTAAATTCGGATCACGTGTAGATTTATTCCTCCCCCTGGGAACACAGATCGATGTCAATATTGGCGATAAAGTGGTTGGAGGTAAAACGATCATAGGAAAATTATAA
- a CDS encoding toxin-antitoxin system YwqK family antitoxin: MKKFLFILSSLILLLNFAFGQEKAIYYEKLDSNMFRFYFDKNYYLADKSCEFKSIERVATLNPKTQKFDGAFKDFNNNGRLILEGNYINGSKEGTFKAYHPNGILKWEATFKNDMPMGNVIHRYPSDKVAMELLYTDSVILIQDFWLPNGTQKIKDGEGNYSFSIPFEGYNQYGFEFYLAKGKIKDGKQEGNWQILGHDKGGKQTLIALEKYQNGNLLIGEDYFLDNNYRHSKFGIIPYDNFSRGEFLTFKACNFDDFSNFNMLISKELTNSMILISAENFTEESFEYKTKLDKEGNPSKVDFIKKTSSENLNNILEQLIADISFYYPSLENGKPIADILTVTGKMYKNSEGKIEVLPIIIHREKGQ, encoded by the coding sequence ATGAAAAAATTTCTGTTCATATTATCATCCTTGATTTTGTTGCTAAATTTTGCCTTTGGACAAGAAAAAGCAATCTATTATGAAAAATTAGATAGCAATATGTTCCGATTCTATTTTGATAAGAATTATTATTTAGCTGACAAATCTTGTGAGTTCAAATCCATAGAACGTGTTGCGACATTAAATCCGAAGACGCAAAAATTTGACGGTGCATTTAAAGACTTTAATAACAATGGCCGCTTAATTCTAGAGGGAAACTATATTAACGGAAGTAAAGAAGGTACTTTTAAAGCATATCATCCAAATGGGATATTGAAATGGGAAGCGACATTTAAGAATGATATGCCGATGGGTAACGTTATACATCGTTACCCAAGTGATAAAGTGGCTATGGAGCTTTTATATACCGATAGCGTTATTCTGATTCAAGATTTCTGGCTTCCGAACGGAACTCAAAAAATAAAAGACGGAGAAGGAAACTATTCCTTTTCAATACCATTTGAAGGCTACAATCAGTATGGTTTCGAATTTTATCTTGCAAAAGGAAAAATTAAAGATGGTAAACAAGAAGGAAATTGGCAAATTTTAGGTCATGACAAAGGAGGTAAGCAGACATTAATTGCATTGGAAAAATATCAAAACGGCAATCTACTAATCGGAGAGGATTACTTTTTGGACAATAATTACCGACATAGTAAATTTGGCATTATTCCCTATGATAATTTTTCTAGAGGAGAATTTCTTACATTCAAAGCATGTAATTTTGACGATTTCTCTAACTTCAATATGCTCATTAGTAAAGAACTAACCAATTCAATGATCCTAATCAGTGCTGAAAACTTTACAGAAGAGAGTTTTGAATACAAAACTAAATTAGATAAAGAAGGGAATCCTTCAAAAGTAGATTTTATAAAAAAGACATCCTCTGAAAATCTTAATAACATACTGGAACAATTAATTGCGGATATCAGCTTCTATTATCCATCATTAGAAAATGGTAAACCAATAGCTGATATACTTACAGTAACAGGTAAAATGTACAAGAATTCGGAAGGTAAAATTGAAGTCCTACCGATAATAATTCATCGAGAAAAAGGACAATAG
- the polA gene encoding DNA polymerase I codes for MKKLFLLDGMALIYRAYFALNKTPRITSNGLNTGAIMGFTNTLLEILKNQKPSHLAVVFDTEAPTARHIEFESYKAHREKMPEDLSASIPYIFKLITGFNIPIITKDGYEADDIIGTLAKKAEKKGFTVYCMTPDKDFGQLVSENIFIYKPARMGNGAEIQGVKEILEKWEITDVNQVIDILGLWGDAVDNIPGIPGIGEKTAKKLIQEFGSMENIIANADKLKGKQRENVENYAEQGLISKKLATILLDVPVELEEENLLIEEPNKEILEPLFNELEFRTIGKRVFGETNSVADAPRSTNGQMDLFSLPQQIDTEEGVPYTGPVNSLENTPHDYILVNTKEEQEALAKQLATLSSFCFDTESTGLDANLAAIVGLSFAFEKGKAYYVPTPADRDQAQEVINIFKPVLENEQIEKIGQNIKYDILLLARYQVAVKGPIFDTMLAHYLIDPDTRHGMDVLAENYLNYKPLSITELIGSKGKKQGNMRDVELEIIKEYAAEDADITLQLKEIFKPLLEETNTLNLANEVEFPLVYVLSEIERNGVRIDTDALQQFSQNLEIDIRQLEETIYEKAGVNFNIASPKQLGEVLFDKLKLDPKAKKTKTGQYKTGEDVLLALAYKSDIVQDILSFRQLQKLKSTYVDALPGLINPDTGLIHTSYNQAVAATGRLSSTNPNLQNIPIRTERGREVRKAFIPRHENNVILSADYSQIELRLIAELSKDPNMMEAFTSGHDIHRATAARVYGLELEEVTSDQRRNAKAVNFGIIYGQSAFGLSQSLAIPRKEAAEIIDQYFSQYAGIKKYMSEVLDFAKENGYVETILKRRRYLRDINSANMTVRGFAERNAINAPIQGSAADLIKIAMLGIQKAITEQGLSGKMIMQVHDELVFDIPENEVEIFKEIIQTKMTTAIKTEIPLVVEIGQGKNWLEAH; via the coding sequence AGAAATATTAAAAAATCAGAAACCATCTCATTTAGCAGTAGTGTTTGATACTGAAGCACCCACAGCACGTCATATTGAATTTGAATCGTACAAGGCACACCGCGAAAAGATGCCTGAAGATCTTTCAGCATCAATACCCTATATCTTCAAATTAATCACCGGTTTTAATATTCCCATTATTACAAAGGACGGTTACGAGGCCGATGATATCATCGGAACGCTTGCAAAAAAAGCAGAAAAAAAAGGCTTCACCGTTTACTGTATGACGCCAGATAAAGATTTTGGACAGCTTGTGTCTGAAAATATCTTTATCTACAAACCTGCCCGTATGGGTAATGGTGCTGAAATACAAGGGGTAAAAGAAATTCTTGAAAAATGGGAAATAACAGACGTCAATCAGGTGATCGATATATTAGGTCTTTGGGGTGATGCTGTTGACAATATACCCGGAATACCGGGTATCGGTGAAAAAACAGCTAAAAAATTGATCCAAGAATTTGGATCAATGGAAAATATCATTGCAAATGCAGATAAATTGAAAGGCAAACAACGTGAAAACGTTGAAAATTATGCTGAACAAGGTTTGATTTCAAAAAAATTAGCCACCATCCTGCTGGATGTCCCGGTAGAACTTGAAGAAGAAAACTTATTAATAGAAGAACCTAATAAAGAAATACTAGAACCCTTATTCAACGAACTCGAATTTAGAACAATAGGTAAACGTGTTTTTGGAGAAACCAATAGTGTAGCAGATGCTCCTAGAAGTACAAATGGTCAAATGGATTTATTTTCATTGCCACAACAGATAGATACAGAAGAAGGAGTACCGTACACAGGGCCAGTCAATAGCCTTGAGAACACTCCACATGATTATATTTTAGTGAATACCAAAGAGGAGCAAGAAGCACTAGCAAAACAACTAGCAACACTTTCCAGCTTCTGTTTTGATACTGAATCTACGGGTTTAGATGCTAATTTGGCCGCTATTGTAGGTCTTTCTTTTGCTTTTGAAAAAGGAAAGGCATATTATGTGCCAACCCCCGCGGATCGTGACCAAGCGCAGGAGGTGATCAATATTTTTAAACCTGTTTTAGAAAATGAACAAATAGAAAAAATAGGGCAAAATATCAAATACGACATTTTGTTATTAGCGAGATATCAGGTAGCAGTAAAAGGCCCTATTTTCGATACGATGCTGGCGCACTATTTAATTGATCCGGACACCAGACATGGTATGGATGTACTTGCCGAAAACTATCTTAATTATAAGCCCCTTTCTATCACAGAACTAATTGGTAGCAAAGGAAAAAAACAAGGTAATATGCGCGATGTTGAGCTGGAGATCATCAAGGAATATGCCGCCGAAGATGCCGATATTACTTTACAGCTCAAAGAAATCTTCAAACCACTACTGGAGGAAACAAATACGCTAAATTTAGCAAATGAAGTCGAGTTTCCATTAGTATATGTTTTATCAGAGATAGAACGAAACGGTGTTCGGATCGATACCGATGCATTACAACAGTTCTCACAAAATCTTGAAATAGATATCCGACAATTGGAGGAGACTATCTATGAAAAAGCAGGTGTTAATTTCAATATCGCTTCACCAAAACAACTTGGAGAAGTGCTTTTTGATAAATTAAAATTAGATCCAAAAGCGAAAAAGACCAAAACAGGTCAATATAAAACAGGCGAAGATGTTTTATTGGCTTTAGCTTATAAATCGGATATCGTACAAGATATATTAAGTTTTAGACAGCTACAAAAACTAAAATCGACCTATGTAGATGCACTCCCTGGTTTAATTAATCCTGATACCGGTTTAATTCATACTTCATACAATCAAGCTGTCGCTGCGACCGGCCGTTTAAGTTCAACCAATCCCAACTTGCAAAATATTCCGATTCGCACAGAAAGAGGCCGTGAGGTTAGAAAAGCATTTATTCCGCGTCATGAAAATAATGTTATACTCTCTGCCGATTATTCTCAAATTGAACTGCGTCTCATTGCAGAGTTGAGTAAAGATCCAAATATGATGGAAGCATTTACTTCCGGTCATGACATTCACCGCGCCACAGCAGCCAGAGTTTATGGTTTAGAGCTAGAGGAGGTAACATCAGATCAACGTAGAAATGCAAAAGCAGTAAACTTTGGTATTATCTATGGGCAATCTGCATTTGGGCTATCCCAAAGTCTTGCTATTCCCCGCAAAGAAGCAGCAGAAATTATTGATCAGTACTTTAGTCAATATGCCGGGATAAAAAAATACATGAGCGAGGTTTTAGACTTTGCAAAAGAAAATGGATATGTGGAAACAATCCTCAAAAGAAGACGTTATTTAAGAGATATCAACTCGGCCAATATGACTGTTAGGGGCTTTGCTGAACGAAATGCCATTAATGCTCCTATTCAGGGATCGGCAGCAGATTTAATTAAAATAGCCATGCTTGGAATCCAGAAAGCGATTACCGAGCAGGGATTATCCGGCAAGATGATTATGCAGGTACATGATGAGCTTGTTTTTGATATCCCAGAAAATGAGGTAGAAATTTTTAAAGAAATCATCCAAACAAAAATGACGACCGCGATTAAGACAGAAATTCCACTGGTAGTAGAGATTGGACAGGGTAAAAACTGGCTGGAAGCACATTAA